From the Alternaria dauci strain A2016 chromosome 2, whole genome shotgun sequence genome, one window contains:
- a CDS encoding mitochondrial 54S ribosomal uL4m domain-containing protein yields MASTRISAPMRGVTHQLRSLSIRPNAPCARCAKSLCTPTRRSITTSAPSKATLSSINTNTHASGYVPVKPFEEQTVLATIHQFPSLEPLRFQQYPANHLYLPTRRDILHRAIVYEGDSTRLGTASTKTRYEIRGSARKIRPQKGSGRARLGDKKSPMLKGGGVAHGPKPRDFATELPKKVYDLAWRTALSYRFRKGELIIVDNAMEIESPSTKLLGDILKYHEKLHGRGRSLMVTLEERPLLEQALVEMDRGEQTLTWEEVDVKNLLELSRVIIERDALHNILLSHEEDITHKAITPWHKSLVRSLPPTELESTIGWEEFRELSLSDPKEKDAIRAGIYENVAGTRYGYAESLPQGPKRSELTVSAYNLLAEAKELQFAEKTGRSFNDYLISQETGEWPSIQTLTYQINTKYELASRALNTNRLESEEIMVELGELQVRKAEVEYEAALLAAQIHEHRSEALRLSGDEVKAEEQLELASGERSNVDNAELALLEARFELAKQKNVVATLKGHFAEQQKVAEEVRRCEEQVETKKAEMAAETAELESIGGDEVQEVDVATGAETKAEPAKEEKRL; encoded by the exons ATGGCTTCCACGAGGATATCCGCGCCCATGCGTGGCGTCACACACCAATTGAGGAGCCTGTCGATACGGCCGAATGCGCCGTGTGCGCGCTGCGCC AAATCTCTATGCACGCCCACACGCCGCTCAATAACCACATCTGCACCCTCCAAGGCCACACTGTCGTCAATAAATACAAACACCCATGCTTCCGGATACGTGCCCGTCAAGCCTTTCGAAGAGCAGACAGTCCTCGCGACTATCCACCAATTCCCTTCCCTCGAGCCGCTGCGCTTCCAACAGTACCCTGCAAACCACCTCTACCTACCCACCCGGCGAGACATATTACACCGCGCTATCGTTTACGAAGGAGATAGCACCCGGCTAGGCACTGCTTCGACAAAGACAAGATATGAGATACGAGGTTCCGCAAGAAAGATCCGGCCACAAAAGGGATCTGGTCGAGCTCGTCTGGGAGACAAGAAGTCGCCCATGCTGAAGGGTGGAGGTGTCGCTCACGGTCCCAAGCCCCGCGACTTTGCGACTGAACTGCCCAAAAAGGTTTACGACCTTGCATGGCGGACGGCACTCTCGTACCGGTTCAGGAAGGGTGAGCTCATCATTGTGGATAACGCCATGGAGATTGAGAGCCCGTCAACGAAGCTACTGGGGGACATTCTCAAGTACCACGAGAAGCTGCACGGCAGGGGCAGGAGTTTGATGGTCACATTGGAAGAGCGACCGTTGTTGGAGCAGGCATTGGTCGAGATGGACCGCGGCGAGCAGACGCTCACATGGGAGGAAGTCGACGTCAAAAACCTTCTCGAATTGTCACGCGTCATCATCGAGCGTGACGCATTGCACAACATCCTCCTTTCTCACGAGGAGGACATCACACACAAGGCCATCACGCCATGGCACAAGAGCCTTGTCCGATCACTGCCACCCACGGAGCTCGAATCGACCATTGGCTGGGAAGAATTCCGCGAGCTCTCCCTCTCCGACCCCAAGGAGAAGGATGCCATCCGTGCTGGAATCTATGAAAATGTGGCTGGTACCCGCTACGGGTACGCCGAATCCCTGCCCCAAGGGCCCAAGCGCTCCGAACTCACAGTGTCTGCCTACAACCTCCTTGCCGAAGCCAAGGAACTGCAATTCGCTGAGAAGACCGGCCGTTCTTTCAACGACTACCTCATCTCCCAGGAAACTGGCGAGTGGCCTAGTATCCAGACTCTAACCTACCAGATCAACACGAAATACGAACTTGCTAGCAGAGCTTTGAACACCAACAGACTGGAATCTGAAGAGATCATGGTTGAGTTGGGAGAGCTTCAAGTGCGCAAGGCAGAAGTAGAGTACGAAGCCGCGCTACTCGCAGCGCAAATCCATGAGCACCGCTCCGAGGCTCTCCGTCTAAGCGGCGATGAAGTGAAGGCGGAAGAGCAGTTGGAATTGGCTAGCGGTGAGAGAAGCAATGTCGACAACGCAGAACTAGCGCTTTTGGAAGCGAGGTTCGAGCTTGCCAAGCAGAAGAATGTCGTCGCCACACTCAAGGGCCACTTTGCTGAGCAGCAAAAGGTGGCGGAAGAGGTTAGGCGTTGTGAGGAGCAGGTTGAGACGAAGAAGGCGGAGATGGCGGCTGAAACTGCGGAACTTGAGAGCATCGGGGGTGACGAGGTGCAAGAGGTGGATGTTGCGACTGGGGCTGAGACAAAGGCCGAACCGGCCAAGGAAGAGAAGCGGTTATGA